A portion of the Paenibacillus hamazuiensis genome contains these proteins:
- a CDS encoding stalk domain-containing protein, producing MMKKRFDSRTWVTTGLASMLVLSLTGNVFGAGTLTEINVYLNTGIKVMLNGKAFEPEDPDTGTKLVPITYRGSTYLPMRAVAEAAGMKVTWDPNTETAYLGEVGGDIAKGEISYIKASPEFVYNGDKIYRLGSRTPEELTTADGTKFSFGYVTGGSRSVNMEVTTKFEYSKFKARIWAADTLTKDDLQVKIVDENNVTVKDLKVPNGKITDLELDVKDTKALRIYVQGDKSIVGEPMLGK from the coding sequence ATGATGAAAAAAAGATTCGATTCGAGAACATGGGTGACGACGGGGCTGGCTTCGATGCTGGTTCTTAGTTTGACGGGCAATGTGTTTGGGGCGGGGACGCTCACCGAGATCAACGTTTATTTGAATACGGGAATCAAGGTCATGTTGAACGGAAAAGCGTTCGAGCCGGAGGATCCGGATACCGGCACGAAGCTGGTGCCCATCACTTACAGAGGTTCGACTTATTTGCCGATGCGTGCGGTCGCGGAAGCCGCCGGCATGAAGGTGACCTGGGATCCGAATACCGAAACGGCTTATTTGGGAGAAGTAGGAGGAGATATTGCCAAAGGGGAGATCAGCTACATAAAAGCATCCCCCGAATTTGTCTACAACGGCGATAAAATCTACAGGCTGGGCAGCAGAACGCCGGAAGAATTGACGACGGCGGACGGCACCAAATTCAGCTTCGGATACGTCACCGGAGGCAGCCGGTCCGTCAACATGGAAGTGACGACCAAATTCGAATACAGCAAATTCAAAGCGAGAATATGGGCGGCGGACACGCTGACCAAGGACGATTTGCAGGTTAAAATCGTTGACGAAAACAACGTTACGGTCAAAGATCTGAAAGTGCCTAACGGAAAAATAACCGACCTGGAGCTTGATGTGAAGGATACGAAGGCGCTGCGCATTTATGTCCAGGGCGACAAGAGCATTGTCGGGGAACCGATGCTCGGTAAATAA
- a CDS encoding aldose epimerase yields MSGYEFRRFEDKYEMYELTERSTDSALTIAPERGGIVTGLRLNGQELLFLNKETFYDPQANVRGGIPVLFPICGGLENGRYEWNGHTYEMKAHGVARDEPWRVEDVHTDEQSASITVSLAGNAATLQAYPFDFELRFTYVLQNASLRIVQHYTNRSDSAMPMYAGFHPYFLAESKHISVDTDATRQLDLNDGLEKPFDGQLDLTDKKEAVLLLDAGRNDIRFQTPGGVSVRMEYGPEFRYIVFWTTPGQPYVCVEPWMAKRHELNRKQELTMIAPGASLTTELKILL; encoded by the coding sequence ATGTCTGGTTATGAATTCCGCCGCTTCGAGGACAAGTATGAGATGTACGAGCTCACGGAGCGCAGCACCGATTCCGCCCTGACGATCGCGCCGGAGCGCGGAGGCATCGTCACCGGTCTGCGGCTGAACGGACAAGAGCTGCTGTTTTTGAACAAGGAGACGTTTTACGATCCGCAGGCCAATGTTCGCGGGGGAATTCCCGTGCTGTTCCCGATTTGCGGGGGACTTGAGAACGGAAGATATGAATGGAACGGCCACACCTATGAGATGAAGGCCCACGGCGTCGCACGGGACGAGCCATGGCGCGTAGAGGACGTGCATACGGACGAGCAATCCGCCTCGATCACGGTGTCGCTGGCCGGCAATGCCGCTACTTTGCAGGCGTATCCGTTCGATTTCGAGCTGCGCTTCACTTACGTGCTGCAAAATGCCTCCCTCCGCATCGTGCAGCACTACACGAACCGAAGCGACAGCGCCATGCCGATGTACGCCGGATTTCATCCGTACTTCCTGGCGGAATCGAAGCACATTTCCGTCGACACCGACGCGACGCGCCAGCTCGACCTGAACGACGGCTTGGAGAAGCCTTTTGACGGACAGCTCGATTTGACGGATAAAAAAGAAGCCGTCCTGCTGCTCGATGCAGGCAGAAACGACATCCGCTTTCAAACTCCCGGAGGGGTCTCCGTCCGCATGGAGTACGGGCCGGAATTCCGCTATATCGTGTTCTGGACGACGCCGGGCCAGCCTTACGTATGCGTCGAGCCGTGGATGGCCAAACGGCATGAACTGAACCGCAAGCAGGAGCTGACGATGATTGCTCCCGGTGCCTCGCTGACGACGGAGCTGAAAATCTTGTTGTAG
- a CDS encoding helix-turn-helix transcriptional regulator, whose product MNRTDRLMAIVLELQKHKEQRAEDLAATFETSVRTIYRDVQALSEAGVPIRAVPGQGYSLMEGYFLPPVSFHAEEAAALLLGLDAIEPLAGGPSRGHAASARSKIEAILPADVRERTDAVRSRVRVLSFPPRQRETVELLRQAAAEERSVRIRYRAKDARYSETERETERVIDPYGIVYVQGAWVAIAHCRLRQSLRHFRIDRMSDVVWTDERFTRPADFSIRDYEPGEDRRTEVRIRLRGRAIDRFRETDYFYVEESKETEDGLMVTLKVRYEEEILHWVLGWAEEALVLEPESLKRKVAAAARNIAGLYGR is encoded by the coding sequence ATGAATCGGACGGACCGGCTCATGGCCATCGTGCTCGAACTGCAAAAGCATAAGGAACAGCGCGCGGAAGATTTGGCCGCCACGTTCGAAACGAGCGTGCGCACGATCTACCGGGACGTGCAGGCATTGAGCGAAGCCGGCGTGCCGATACGGGCCGTGCCCGGTCAAGGTTACTCGCTGATGGAGGGCTATTTCCTGCCGCCGGTGTCGTTTCACGCCGAGGAGGCGGCGGCACTGCTGCTCGGCCTCGACGCGATCGAACCGCTCGCGGGAGGCCCTTCCCGCGGGCACGCGGCATCGGCCAGATCGAAGATCGAGGCGATCCTGCCCGCGGATGTGCGCGAGAGGACCGATGCGGTCCGCTCGCGCGTGCGGGTGCTGTCGTTTCCCCCGCGGCAGCGGGAGACGGTGGAGCTGCTGCGCCAGGCGGCGGCCGAGGAGCGCTCGGTGCGCATCCGCTACCGCGCGAAGGACGCCCGCTACAGCGAGACGGAGCGCGAGACCGAGCGGGTGATCGATCCGTACGGGATCGTCTACGTGCAGGGCGCCTGGGTGGCGATCGCCCATTGCCGCCTGCGGCAAAGCTTGCGCCACTTCCGGATCGACCGGATGAGCGATGTGGTATGGACGGACGAGCGGTTTACGCGTCCGGCCGATTTTTCCATTCGCGATTATGAGCCGGGGGAGGATCGCCGGACGGAAGTGCGCATCCGGCTGCGGGGACGGGCGATCGATCGTTTCCGCGAGACGGATTATTTTTACGTAGAGGAAAGCAAGGAAACGGAAGACGGGCTCATGGTGACGCTCAAGGTGCGCTATGAGGAAGAAATTTTGCACTGGGTGCTCGGCTGGGCGGAAGAGGCGCTCGTGCTGGAGCCGGAATCGCTGAAGCGGAAGGTTGCGGCGGCGGCGCGGAACATTGCCGGCCTTTATGGCCGGTAA